The nucleotide sequence GGGCCGGTCCAGAGCGGGCAGCCTTAAGTCGCCTATCCGGCGCGGTGGGGGAGTCATTTTCGGGCCAAAACCCCGGAACTACAGTTATCGGCCGCCTAAGAAGGTCAAACGCACCGCGCTGAAAGTCGCCTTGACGGCCAAGCTTCAGGAAGAAGAACTTTTAATCCTTAATACCTTTGATCTCCCTGAAATCAAGACTAAGCTCTTTGTCGAGGCCATGGCCGGCCTGGACCTCACCAACGCGCTGATTGTTACACCGGAGGCTCATGAGAACCTGGAGAGATCCGCGCGGAACGTGCCCGGGATCAAGGTTCTCCGTTCCGGCGGACTCAATGTCTATGACGTTCTGAAGTACAGACATCTGGTGCTACTTAAGCCTTGTATTGCCCAGATCACGGAAAGATTGCAGAAATGACGGAACCGAGCCGGGCCATCATCAAGCCTCTTATTACAGAAAAATCAACACTCCAGAAGGAGAGGGACAACCAAATCGCCTTTGTCGTTGATCGTCGCGCCAACAAGATCGAAATAGGCCGGGCCGTGGAGCAGGTCTTCAAGGTCAAGGTCACTAAGGTGCGAACGATTAATATGAGAGGTAAGAAAAAAAGACTTGGCCAGCACCTTGGCAAGCGATCGGACTGGAAGAAGGCGATCGTGACCCTGGCGCCGGGTGAACATATTGACTTCTTTGAAGGTGTCTAAGCGAACGGATAGATCAGATGGCCATAAAAAAAGTTAAACCCACTTCTCCGGGACGCAGGTTCCAGACCTATAACACATTTGAGGAGATTACAAGAGACGCGCCCGAAAAGAGCCTGCTTAAGCCGCTGCACAAAAGCGGCGGACGGAACAATTACGGCCGCATAACGTGCCGGCACCGCGGCGGAGGGCATAAGCGCCGTTATCGGGTCATAGATTTCAAGCGCGATAAAATGGATATTCCGGCCAGGGTTTTTTCCATCGAGTATGATCCGAATCGCGGAACCCGTATTGCTCTCCTGCATTACATTGATGGCGAGAAGCGTTATATTCTGGCTCCGCAGCATTTGAAAGTCGGGGATACGGTCATCACCAGTGAAAAGGCCGATATTAAACCGGGCAACGCCTTACCTCTTCGAGCCACCCCACTGGGAACACTGGTTCATAACATTGAGATGAAAGTCGGGAAGGGCGGTCAACTTGTGCGCGGCGCTGGAACCTACGCCCAGATTATGGCCAAAGAAGGACGCTATACCTTGCTCAAGCTTCCTTCAGGGGAGCTGCGCCTGATCCACTCAGACTGCAAAGCCACGGTGGGTCAGCTTTCTAATCCCGATCATAACCTGGTCTCGATAGGCAAGGCCGGACGAAATCGTTGGCTGGGCAGGCGCCCCAGCGTCCGGGGTGTGGTCATGAACCCGGTTGATCATCCGCATGGTGGAGGGGAAGGCAAGAGTTCGGGCGGCCGCCATCCAGTGACCCCTTGGGGCGTCCCGACCAAGGGATACAAAACGCGCTCTCTCAAAAAATCTAGTAACCGATACATAGTCAAGAGGAGAAAGTAGGGCAATGCCACGTTCCGTAAAGAAAGGTCCTTTTATTGATGATCATCTGATAAAGAAGATCACGAGGGCCAACGAAGCCCAGGACAAACGCGTCATCAAGACCTGGAGCAGGCGTTCTACCATCATCCCGGAAATGGTTGGTCTGACTTTTGCGGTGCATAATGGCAAAAAATTCATGCCTGTCTTTGTAACGGAAAATATGGTCGGACATAAACTGGGTGAATTCTCCCCCACGCGGACCTTTTACGGCCATGCCGGAGACAAAAAGTCCAGGCTTAAGAGGAGATAAGCCAGGAGAAAGATAATGGAAGCCAGGGCTGTGATTAAATACGTTCACATTGCACCGCGTAAACTGCGCATTGTGGCGGAGAATATCAAGGGCCAGTCAGTCGAGAATGCCATGACGCTGCTTAAATTCACCCCCAAGAAGGCGGCTGGAATCCTGCTCAAGGCGCTTAACTCGGCTTTGGCGAATGCAGAGCAAAGCCAGCAAATTGATGTGGATACATTATATGTGAAAAAGGTCCACATTGACGATGGACCAGTGGCGAAACGCTGGCGACCCAGGGCCATGGGCCGTGCGACCCGGATACTTAAACGAACCAGTCACGTCACGATCGTTCTGGACGAGGCATAGGAGGAACAGATTTTGGGACAGAAAACACATCCGGTGGGTTTTCGGCTTGGGATAATCAAGACCTGGGATTCCCGTTGGTTTGCCCGTCGGGATTTTGGCGCCCTGACGGTGGAAGACAAGCAGATACGGGACTACATTAAGAATAAGCTCTACCAGGCCGGCGTGGCCAAGATCGAGATCGAACGAGCGGCCAGTAAGGTAAAGCTCCGGATTCATACCGCCAGACCAGGCATTGTCATTGGCAAGAAAGGGGTCGAGATCGAAAAACTCAGAAATGAGCTCGAAAAGCTGGTCAGGCGGGAAGTGATGATTGATATTCAGGAAATCCGCAAACCTGAGGTAAACGCCCAACTGGTTGCTGAGAATATTGCCCAACAGCTCTTGCGCCGCGTGGCCTTTCGGCGCGCTATGAAAAAGGCGGTCAGTATCGCCATGAAATTCGGGGCCCAGGGAATCAAGATTAGCTGCGCCGGAAGATTGGGCGGTGCGGAGATGGCCAGGAGAGAATGGTATCGTGAGGGCCGGGTGCCTCTGCATACAATGCGCGCGGACATTGATTATGGTTTTGCCGAAGCCCATACAAACTACGGGCTGATTGGGATCAAGGTCCTTATTTTTAAGGGCGAGGTTTTGACCAAAGCGGAAGAGGAAAGGCTGCAGGAGGCCTGAGAGATGCTTGAACCCAAGAAAGTAAAATACCGCAAGAAGCAGAAAGGGCGGATGAGAGGCAAGGCTTACCGGGGCTGTAATCTGGAGTTTGGAAGGTACGGCCTGCAGGCCCTTGGCTGCGGATTTATGGATAGCCATCAGATCGAGGCCGCGCGGGTGGCTATGACCCGCCACGTCAAACGCGGCGGGAAGATCTGGATACGGGTTTTCCCGGACAAGCCGCTAACAAAAAAACCGGCGGAGACTCGTATGGGTAAAGGTAAGGGTCCCCCGGATAAATGGGTGGCAGTGGTGAAGCCGGGACGGATTCTCTATGAGATGGAAGGTGTGGGCGAGGAAGTCGCCCGGGAAGCCATCCGGCTGGCCCAGCACAAGCTTCCTTTCCCAACTCGGTTTATTAGGAGAGACGAGTCAATATGAAGGCGAGCGAGCTCAGAGAGTTAAGCCTTGAAGAGTTAATGGAGAAGGAAAGGGAACTGCGAGAAGAGCTGTTTAATTTCCGCTTCCAGAATGCAACCAACCAGCTGGAAAATACAGCGCGCCTTCCCCAGACCCGAAAGGAGATAGCGCGCATCAAGACCATCATTTTAGAAAAGATTCAGAAGCGATCGGTTGAGGAGGCCCGAGTAACTTGAACAAGAGGCGTAACAGGAAAAGAATGGTTGGTGTAGTTGCTTCGGATAAGATGGACAAGACCGTCGTTGTGGTTGTGAACCGGCTGGTCCGGCATCCTGTCTATAAAAAGTACATTCGCCGGCGGTCCAGGTTCAAGGCGCATGATGAGCAGAACAAGGTCCGGATTGGTGATACGGTCGAGATAGTCCAGTCACGACCAATCTCAAAGACCAAGCACTGGCGTATCAGTAAAATCATTAGTCACCAGGCCTGAGTGGTAAATATAAGGGAATAGAAATGATTCAAGCTGAAACGAGACTGAGCGTTGCCGACAACTCTGGAGCGAAAATGATTTCATGCATCAAGGTGCTGGGCGGGTCCAGGCGTCGGTATGCTTCTGTGGGCGACATCATCATCGTTTCGGTCAAGGAAGCTCTGCCTCACTCGAAAGTTAAAAAAGGCGATGTCTTGCGAGCTGTGGTCGTACGAACGGTTAAGGAGGTTGGACGTCCTGACGGGTCTTACATCAAATTCGACGACAATTCAGCCGTGCTGATTAATGCTCAGAGAGAACCGATTGGGACGCGTATTTTTGGGCCGGTGGCCCGGGAGCTCAGAGCCAAGAATTTTATGAAAATAATTTCGCTGGCCCCAGAGGTAATCTGACTGAGCAGGCAGCGCGTCTCCGGGATCCATTTGTATGGCACTCTAAAGGATGACCATGAGAAAACAATCAGAACATATAAAAAAAGATGACCGGGCCATCGTTCTCTCTGGCAAAGAAAAGGGTAAGATTGGCAAGGTTCTTAAAATCCTCCCCAAAAAGAACAGGGCCGTGATTGAGAAAGTCAACATGGTCAAGCGCCACACCAGGGCTGGCGCCAAGGCTGCCAAGGGAGGCATCATTGAAAGAGAGGGGTCGCTCCATATTTCCAACCTCATGTTGATCTGCCCCAAATGCACAGACCCGGTACGGGTCGGTCATAAGGTTTTAGAAGACGGCTCCTGGGTGCGAGTGTGTAAAAAATGCGGGGAGACCTTGGATGAGTGAGGTTTTTGGGGAGAAGTAAATGGCCAGACTTTGGGATAGATATCGGAATGAAATCATGGGCCGTATGATGAAGGAGTTCAATTATAAGAACTCGATGCAGGTACCCAAGCTTGAAAAAATAATCTTGAACATCGGCCTGGGAGAGGCGATTCAGAATATTAAGCTTCTTGACAATGCCGTTGAAGAATTAACCCTGATTGCCGGGCAGAAAGCGGTCGTTACGCGGGCGCGCCGTTCCATTGCAAGCTTCAAGCTGCGCGAAGGTATGCCCATTGGCTGTATGGTCACCCTGCGGCGTCAGAAGATGTATTATTTTCTGGACAAGCTCATCAATATTGTTCTTCCCCGCGTCCGGGATTTTAGGGGGGTTTCTCAAAAGTCCTTTGATGGCCGAGGTAATTACACCCTGGGTCTTAGGGAACAGCTTATTTTTTCGGAAATTGATTATGACAAGGTAGACAAGGTTAAAGGCTTAAATGTTACGATTGTCAGCACGGCCAAAACGGATGAGGAAGCTTATTTCCTGCTCAAAGAGATGGGGATGCCTTTCCGCAGCTAAACTTGAAGGAGGATAGTTTTGGCAAAAAAATCACTGGTCGCTAAAGCCAAACGACACCCAAAATTTATTGTTCGGGCTTATAATCGCTGTCCAATTTGTGGCCGGCCCAGGGCGTATTTACGCAAGTTTAATCTGTGTCGAATTTGTTTTCGTAAACTGGCGCTGGCCGGGGAGATACCCGGTGTGACCAAGGCGAGCTGGTAGGAGACCGTATAATCATGATGACCGACCCTGTCGCGGATATGTTGACACAGATAAGAAACGCCCTTATGGCCAGGCATGAGCGGGTGGATATACCGGCTTCCAAGATCAAGATCAGTATCGCTCGCATCCTGAAAGAGGAAGGATATATCAGGAATTACAAAATCTTTAAGGACAATAAGCAGGGAATCCTGAGGATTTTATTGAAATATACCGGGATTAATGACCCGGTTATAAAAGGACTTAAGAGGGAAAGCAAGCCGAGCCGACGTCTTTACGTTAACCGGGGCGAAATACCCTATGTCCTATCAGGTCTCGGAGTCGGCGTCCTGAGCACTTCTAAGGGGATACTTACCGATCGAGAAGCCCGACGACAGAATGTCGGCGGAGAATTAATCTTTTCAATCTGGTAAATCAAGCAGTTACGGAACTGGATAAAGGAACATCTAAACATGTCGCGTGTAGGGAAAAGGCCAATCGAAATACCTCCCGGGGTGACGATTGATTACCAGCCGCCGCTCATAACGGTTAAAGGTGAAAAGGCTACCTTGACTCGGAGCCTTTCCCCTAAAGCGATCCTTAAGATTGAGGAGCGGGTTATCAATGTCTTGCCAAGCGATACAACCAGAGAGTCCCGGGCCATATGGGGGTTGACCCGGTCTTTGGTGGCCAATATGGTCCAGGGAGTACACGCCGGGTTCACCAAGGAACTCGAGATCATTGGCGTGGGATACAGGGCTGATCTGCGGGGCAATACCCTGAGTTTAAGCCTCGGTTATTCACACCCGATCGAATTTACTCTCCCGGAGGGAATCACCGTTACAGTTGACAGACAAACCCGCATCACTTTAAAGGGAGCGGACAAAGAACTCGTGGGGCTTACCGCGGCCCGGCTTCGAGCCCTTAAAAAACCGGAGCCCTATAAAGGCAAGGGTATCAAGTACGTTGATGAAGTAATACGACGTAAGGTTGGTAAGACTGGTATCAAGCAGATATAAACAAGCCATGTCCAGATTGAGGAAAAAGAATGGCTCAGACAAACCCCCGTGCTTCGGCGCGGTTAAAAAGAAAAAAAAGAGTCCGCAAGAAGATCAGAGGCACGGTCGAGCGCCCGAGGCTCTGTGTCTTTCGCAGTGCGCGGCATATTTATGCTCAGGTTATTGACGACGCGAGCGGACGGACTCTAGCTTCGAGTTCGACCTTAAGCCCGGAGTTGCGTGAGAAAGTTAAAGGATTAAAGAAAACCGAAGCCGCTAAACTAGTCGGCGCGCACATCGGGGTTAAGGCCAAGGAAAAGGGCGTCAACAGCGTTATTTTTGATCGCAATGGGTTTCTTTACCACGGGCGGGTTCAGGCTCTGTCCGATGCCGCCCGTAAGGCCGGTCTAGAATTCTAAGGGGGGCTTAGTTTGTTTCGAACAACGGAAATCGAAGAACCAGGATTCATCGAGAAGGTGGTGTTTATAAACCGTGTCGCTAAGGTTGTTAAAGGTGGACGCAGGTTCTCGTTTTCAGCCATAGTCGTGGTTGGCGATGGTAAGGGCCTGGTCGGATATGGTCTGGGTAAAGCCAATGAGGTTCCCGAAGCTATCCGAAAAGGCACCGAGAAGGCCAGAAAAGATATGACCTCCGTTTATCTTGAAAAAATGACCATCCCTCACCAGGTCATCGGTCGCTATGGTGCAGGCCGAGTTCTGCTGAAGCCGGCCAGTCCGGGAACAGGGGTCATCGCTGGAGGGGCGGTGCGGGCTGTGGTTGAAGCCGCAGGAATAAAGGATGTTCTGACCAAATGCCTTGGATCGCACAATCCCCATAATATGGTTAGAGCCACGCTTCAGGGTCTTCGGGCCCTGCGCAACGCCGAGGCGGTAGCTGCTGAACGGGGGATACCTATCGAGCGTATACGTAAGGCTGAAAGGTCACAGTGAACATGGCCAAGGAATTGAAAGTGACACAGGTGCGCAGTATGATCGGTCGTCTTCCTAAGCATCGGCGAACCATACGTGCCTTGGGACTGACCAAGATTAACAAGACTGTTATCCATAAAGATACTCCGGAAATCAGGGGGATGATTAACCAAGTCGCTCATTTGATTAAGGTTGAGGAGAAGTCCTGATGCGTCTTCATGAACTGAAACCGCCAGCCGGATCCCGAAAGAGCCGCCGCAGAGTCGGCCGAGGAAGCGGCTCCGGGCTGGGGAAGACCTGCGGGCGAGGCCACAAAGGATACAAATCTCGCTCTGGCGGTAAGGTCAGCCCCGGTTATGAGGGCGGCCAGATGCCGTTGCAGCGGCGGGTGCCCAAAAGGGGCTTCACGAATATCTTTAAGAAAAATTTCTCCCTGATTAATCTGAGGGACCTGGCCAGATTTGAAACAGGCAGCGTGATTGACCCGGAAGGCTTGGCCGCGGCGGGATTGATCAAGAAGTCTAGTCAGAAAGTCAAACTCTTGGGTCAAGGAAAGTTAGATCACCCTTTAACCCTTAAGATCCATGGCGCGTCAGCCGGCGCCAAGGCGGCGGTTGAAGCTGCCGGGGGACAGATCGAGATTCTAGCCGGGTAAGATTGTGATCGGTGGATTCCAAAATATTTTTCGCATTAAGGAGCTTAAGTCACGGGTCCTTTTTACCCTGGCTATCCTGGCCGTTTATCGCCTCGGGGTGTTTGTTCCTACTCCCGGGGTGGATACAGAGGTTCTGGCCACTTTCTTCGAACGCGCCAACATCCTTGGTCTTTTGGACATGTTTGCCGGCGGGGCCTGGAGACGGTTCTCTGTGTTTGCCCTTGGCATCATGCCTTACATCTCGGCCTCGATCATCCTTGAGCTTTTAACCGTTGTTATTCCTCATCTGGAGCGCTTGAAGAAGGAGGGTGAGGCTGGCCGGAAGAAAATCACTCAGTATGCCCGTTACGGAACGATTCTTATTTCCGTTGTTCAGGGTTTTGCCATTGCCGTCGGGCTTGAGAGCATGACCGGACCGGATGGGTCCATGGTGGTTCTGGATCCGGGCTGGTCCTTTCGGCTCATGACTGTAATAACCCTGACTTCAGGGACCGCTTTCATCATGTGGCTGGGCGAACGGATCACCGAACGTGGCATTGGCAATGGGATTTCAATTATCATCTTTGCTGGCATCATCGCTCGATTTCCAGAAGCGCTTGTCAAGCTCTTTCAGCTCCTCAGAACCGGTGAGATAGGTCCGATCCTTGTCCTGGGGCTGGGGATTTTTGCAGTTGCGGTTGTGGGAGCCATAGTATTTTGTGAGCGGGGCCAACGTCGCATTCCGGTGCAGTATGCGAAGCGGGTGGTTGGCCGTCGCGTGTATGGCGGGCAGAATACTCACCTGCCTCTAAAGATAAACTCATCCGGCGTCATCCCCCCGATTTTTGCCTCGTCTATCCTGATGTTCCCGGCCACGATCGCTCAATTTATCCCTCTGCCTTACATGGATAGAGTTTCAAACATACTTAACCCCGGGGCCATCCTTTACAACCTCCTGTTTGTGGGCTTTATCTTTTTCTTCTGTTACTTTTACACGGCGGTGACCTTTAATCCGGTGGATGTGGCGGAGAATATCAATAAACAGGGAGGGTCTATTCCGGGCATCAGGGCGGGCAAGCCGACGGCGCAGTATATTGACCGTGTGTTGACCCGCATTACCTTTGGCGGCGCCGTTTATGTCTCGATTATTTGTGTTTTACCAGCCATATTAATTCAGCAGTTCGACGTTCCCTTTTATTTTGGGGGAACCGGGCTCCTGATCGTGGTTGGCGTTGCGCTCGATACGGTCGGACAGATCGAAACCCATATGCTGACTCGTCATTATGAAGGGTTTTTAAAGAAGGGTATGGCCGGACGACTTCGGCGTTAAATCAATTTGAAAATAAAGTGAGGGTTGTTTTGTGAATATGGTGCTGCTCGGTCCTCCTGGTGCCGGTAAAGGTACACAGGCCAAGATGCTGATCGAGAAATACGGTATCCCCCAGATTTCCACAGGCGACATTCTTCGGGAAAACCTGAAAAATCAGACTGAATTGGGAATGCAAGCCAAGAAATACATGGATGCGGGGAAGCTGGTTCCGGATGAGGTCGTCATCGGTATTATTGATAATCGGCTGAAGGAGAATGATTGCCAGAAAGGTTACATGCTGGATGGCTTCCCCCGGACGGTGGCCCAGGCGGAAGCGCTTGACAAGATTTTGTCCAGCCGAAATTCGGGGATTGATCATGTCATCAGCATTGATGTTCCCAGGGAAGACCTCCTGGCTCGCCTGACCGGACGGCGGACCTGCCGCCAGTGTGGCCAGGGCTATCATGTTATCTTCGATCCGCCTAAAAAGGAAGGCGTGTGTGATAAATGCAGCGGGGAGCTTTACCAGCGGGATGACGACAATGAGGCTACGGTCGCTTCGCGTCTTGAGGTTTACGCCAACCAGACCCAGCCACTCATTGATTACTACCAAAATAAGGGACTTCTAAGACCCGTCAACGGTCAGGGGAAGATTCAGGAGATTTTTGATCGAATTGTCGGCGTTCTGGAGTAGCGTTTAGATTCAGTCCCGCATGGAGATAGATGATGAAAGTCAGGTCCTCAGTTAAAAAAATGTGCAACAAATGTAAGATCGTCCGGCGAAAAAATGTGGTGCGGGTCATCTGTGAAAACCCGAAGCACAAGCAGCGGCAAGGTTAACCATATCAGGAGGGATTGAAGTTGGTCAGAATCGCGGGTGTTGATTTACCGAAAAATAAACGGGTCGAGGTGGGGTTGACCTACATTTACGGCATTGGGAGGTCCACTTCTCAGAAGATCCTCTCCCAGGCTGAAGTAAACTGGGATACGAAAACGGATTTGCTGACCGAACAGGAGGTCACCAAGATCAGAATGATTATTGATAGTGATGTCAAGGTCGAAGGTGATCGCAGGCGGGAGGTGACCACGAACATCAAACGCTTGATGGACCTGGGCGCCTATCGGGGGCTTAGGCACCGGAAATCCTTGCCGGTACGGGGTCAAAGGACGCACACCAATGCCCGAACTCGAAAGGGACCTCGTCGCTCGGTGGTCGGCCGGAGAAAGAAGTAGAGCTTAGGGAGAGGTATGGCCAAGACAAGAAAAAAGGGTCAGAGGAAAAAAGAAAAAAAGAATATTCCGAATGGAGTGGCTCACATCCAATCCACCTTTAATAATACCATTGTCACCTTTACCGATATGAACGGGAACACCGTGGCCTGGTCCAGCGGTGGCACCCAAGGGTTCAAGGGCTCTCGGAAGTCCACTCCTTTTGCAGCCCAGCTCGCGGCGCAGGATGCGGGCCGAAAGGCCATGGAGCATGGCATGAGATCGGTTGAGGTCTATATTAAAGGACCCGGGCCGGGCCGGGAGGCTGCCTTGCGGGCCTTGCAGGTTGTCGGGTTGACGGTGAGTGTCATCCGGGATGTAACTCCCATCCCCCATAATGGCTGTCGGCCACCGAAACGTCGGCGCGTATAAGAAGGACTTTAGCAACGGAGGTTTGTGATTTGGCCAGATATACTGGTTCAGTCTGTCGGCTTTGCCGGCGTGAAAGTATGAAATTATTCCTGAAGGGCGATCGGTGTTACTCTGATAAATGTGCCTATGAGCGGCGCAGTTACCCACCCGGAATGCATGCTCAGCGACGACGAAAGGTTTCCGATTATGGGGTTCAGCTCAGGGAAAAGCAAAAGGTTAAGAGGATGTATGGCCTTCAGGAAAAACAGTTTCGGTCTTACTTTACCAAAGCGGAACGTCAGAAAGGTATTACCGGGACCAACCTGCTCATCCTCCTTGAACGGAGATTAGACAATGTTGTATATCGTCTCGGTTATGCTTCCTCAAGAAGTCAGGCCCGTCAGCTAGTAACCCACAAACATCTCACGGTCAATAGCCGGAGTGTCAATATACCATCCTACCTCATCAAACAGGGGGACATAGTGGTCTTAAAAGAAAAAAGCCGCCAACTGGGGCAGATTCAGGAATCACTTACAGCGGTGGCTCGTCGGGGAATACCACAATGGCTTGAACTGGACAAAGACAGTTTTAGTGGGGTAATCAAGGCCTTACCCACACGGGAAGATTTGACTATGCCTATAGAGGAGCAACTCATTGTCGAGTTATATTCCAAATAATCTTGGGTTCTTTAGCTTCTTGGTTAAGTGAGGAAAGGCCATGTATAAAAATTGGAGAGAATTGATTATGCCGAAAAAGGTCGAGGTTGATTCAGAAAGTCAAGATCCGTTTTTTGGCAAATTTGTCTGCGAACCCTTGGAACGGGGATTTGGTATTACTTTAGGCAACGCCCTCCGGCGGATACTCCTATCCTCCCTCCAGGGTGCGGCTATTGTATCGGTTAGAATCGAGAACATCCTGCATGAATTCAGCTCCATACCGGGTGTCGTCGAAGACGTAGCCGACATCATCCTTAACCTCAAGGAGGTCCGGTTTAAACTCCACTCAGACAAACCGAAAACGATCACCATTGAGGTGGAAGGAGAAAAGGTCGTAACCGCCGAGGACATTATAACTGACGATCAGCTTGAAGTACTTAATCCCGAGCACCATATCGCAACCTTATCCAAGGGCGGGTCTCTAAAAATAGAAATGCTCGTTAAGATGGGTAAAGGCTATCAGCCGGCAGATAGGGAAGAAATCAAAGACGAGCCTGTCGATACGATTCCGGTTGACGCGATTTTTTCACCCGTCCGCAAAGTTAATTATGTGGTGACCAATGCCCGGGTCGGCCAGCGTACCGATTACGATAAACTGACTTTGGAAGTTTGGACGGATGGCAGTGTGCTCCCTCGGGACTCTGTGGCTTACGCCGCCAAGATACTCAAAGAGCAGTTGAGTATATTCATCAATTTCGAAGAAGAGGAAGAGCCGGCTGAAGTCGAAGAGACCAAACTTGAAGAAACCTTCAATGAGAACCTTTTTAGAAGCGTGGATGAACTCGAACTTTCCGTCCGTTCGGCCAATTGTCTCAAGAACGCCGATATTCATCTTATAGGCGAACTGGTCCAAAAAAGCGATCAGGAGATGCTGAAGACCAAAAACTTTGGTCGAAAATCCCTGAATGAAATAAAGGAAATCCTGAGTCAAATGGGCTTAAGCCTCGGCCTGAAGGTGGAAAACTTCCCCAGTCGTGAAGAAATAAAAAGAATGAAAGAAATGAAGGAAAAGGCGACATGAGACATCGCAAGGCCGGAGTTAAATTAAATCGAACGGCAAGCCATCGCAAGGCGATGTTCCGTAACATGGTCACCAGCTTGTTCGAGCATGAGAGCATCGTAACTACGCATGCCAAAGCAAAGGCCTTGCGGCCTCTGGCAGACAAAATGATCACCCTGGCAAAAAGGGGTGACCTCCATTCCAGGCGGCAGGTCCTTGCCATTCTGACTAAAAAGTCAGTCACACATAAGCTGTTTTCCGATATCAAAGACCGATATATGGACATTAGCAGCGGATACACCACTCTGGCCAAGCTTGGTCCCCGCCGCGGAGATGCAGCACCTTTAGCGGTCATGGCGCTGGTTGTTCCAGAGGAAACCGCTAAAAAGAAAAAGAAATCCCGCAAGAAAGCGGCCGCCTCAAAAAAAGAAGCCGTCAAGGCTGAAGACTCCACTGCCTCTGAGCCTGAAACCGGCGAAGAAAACTGATTTTCAGTGAAAGCCAAAAAATAGAGGGAATCAGTTTTCGAGCGATATCAGGCCTCCATCTTAGCCTCCCTATTGAATTTCTTTTGATAAAATTTATAAAATGATTTGCGCCCCTGAGCTGCCAGCCAATTACAGTTAATGTCATTAGTATATTCCGATTAAAATGATTGCACGGGTCTATGCCTTCGTGGCGTTGTGCAGGGTAAAGTGGTTTTTAATAGTCGCCTCCACTCAAGGTTCCAATCGGTAAATTATGTTGACAGTTCCTCCAGAGGAGCACCATCTGAAGAAATAAATTGAGGCAAAATCTGCCTGAAGAGTGAATTCATCAGCAATCCTTAACCGGTGTCTTTTCTAACGGCTATGAAGAATTATTTTTCCGCTTGAGTGAACAAGGGAGTATCAAGATTGAGATTATTTCACCGAGCCTGTTCAGAGCGCATGCGAGGGGTTCGTAGTGACATGACATTGATATTATTATAAAATATCATCAGGAGGGTCAGGGCGGCCAGGTAATTTTAACCTTTTTAATGAGGAATGTAATTTTATTTATTGTTTTAATATTGAAGAAAAATCTATTGATTTTGGACCGTATCTTGCACATTTTCTCAGTGAAAAGGAGGACGGCTGGATGTCGAATTTTCTTGATTTTACTCTTAAGCGCGATGAGTTTAACCGGGAAGAAGCGAACTCTCGCTCAGATTTGCGCTTTAAAAAATCAGATCATCTGTCCGAATCAATATTTAGCAGTGTCTTCGAGTCAATTCCCACCCTGATGTCTCAAAAAATGCAGAGACGCTTTTCCCGCCGTTTGAAATACCTGCTGGATCAGCTAGAAAAATGAATAGATTGGTCTTGAAAATGCCTGCGAGCGCATTCCCCGCAGCTTGCT is from Deltaproteobacteria bacterium and encodes:
- the rpsC gene encoding 30S ribosomal protein S3, giving the protein MGQKTHPVGFRLGIIKTWDSRWFARRDFGALTVEDKQIRDYIKNKLYQAGVAKIEIERAASKVKLRIHTARPGIVIGKKGVEIEKLRNELEKLVRREVMIDIQEIRKPEVNAQLVAENIAQQLLRRVAFRRAMKKAVSIAMKFGAQGIKISCAGRLGGAEMARREWYREGRVPLHTMRADIDYGFAEAHTNYGLIGIKVLIFKGEVLTKAEEERLQEA
- the rplV gene encoding 50S ribosomal protein L22; its protein translation is MEARAVIKYVHIAPRKLRIVAENIKGQSVENAMTLLKFTPKKAAGILLKALNSALANAEQSQQIDVDTLYVKKVHIDDGPVAKRWRPRAMGRATRILKRTSHVTIVLDEA
- the rplB gene encoding 50S ribosomal protein L2, giving the protein MAIKKVKPTSPGRRFQTYNTFEEITRDAPEKSLLKPLHKSGGRNNYGRITCRHRGGGHKRRYRVIDFKRDKMDIPARVFSIEYDPNRGTRIALLHYIDGEKRYILAPQHLKVGDTVITSEKADIKPGNALPLRATPLGTLVHNIEMKVGKGGQLVRGAGTYAQIMAKEGRYTLLKLPSGELRLIHSDCKATVGQLSNPDHNLVSIGKAGRNRWLGRRPSVRGVVMNPVDHPHGGGEGKSSGGRHPVTPWGVPTKGYKTRSLKKSSNRYIVKRRK
- the rplN gene encoding 50S ribosomal protein L14, whose translation is MIQAETRLSVADNSGAKMISCIKVLGGSRRRYASVGDIIIVSVKEALPHSKVKKGDVLRAVVVRTVKEVGRPDGSYIKFDDNSAVLINAQREPIGTRIFGPVARELRAKNFMKIISLAPEVI
- the rplD gene encoding 50S ribosomal protein L4, with amino-acid sequence MVMVDIYNLSKEKVGQIELPSDIFDVPLRPHLVHEVVLAQLASRRSGTASTKGRSEIRGSTHKPYRQKGTGRSRAGSLKSPIRRGGGVIFGPKPRNYSYRPPKKVKRTALKVALTAKLQEEELLILNTFDLPEIKTKLFVEAMAGLDLTNALIVTPEAHENLERSARNVPGIKVLRSGGLNVYDVLKYRHLVLLKPCIAQITERLQK
- the rplW gene encoding 50S ribosomal protein L23 — protein: MTEPSRAIIKPLITEKSTLQKERDNQIAFVVDRRANKIEIGRAVEQVFKVKVTKVRTINMRGKKKRLGQHLGKRSDWKKAIVTLAPGEHIDFFEGV
- the rplP gene encoding 50S ribosomal protein L16; its protein translation is MLEPKKVKYRKKQKGRMRGKAYRGCNLEFGRYGLQALGCGFMDSHQIEAARVAMTRHVKRGGKIWIRVFPDKPLTKKPAETRMGKGKGPPDKWVAVVKPGRILYEMEGVGEEVAREAIRLAQHKLPFPTRFIRRDESI
- the rpsS gene encoding 30S ribosomal protein S19, yielding MPRSVKKGPFIDDHLIKKITRANEAQDKRVIKTWSRRSTIIPEMVGLTFAVHNGKKFMPVFVTENMVGHKLGEFSPTRTFYGHAGDKKSRLKRR
- the rpsQ gene encoding 30S ribosomal protein S17; this encodes MVGVVASDKMDKTVVVVVNRLVRHPVYKKYIRRRSRFKAHDEQNKVRIGDTVEIVQSRPISKTKHWRISKIISHQA
- a CDS encoding 50S ribosomal protein L24: MRKQSEHIKKDDRAIVLSGKEKGKIGKVLKILPKKNRAVIEKVNMVKRHTRAGAKAAKGGIIEREGSLHISNLMLICPKCTDPVRVGHKVLEDGSWVRVCKKCGETLDE
- the rpmC gene encoding 50S ribosomal protein L29 is translated as MKASELRELSLEELMEKERELREELFNFRFQNATNQLENTARLPQTRKEIARIKTIILEKIQKRSVEEARVT